The Brassica oleracea var. oleracea cultivar TO1000 chromosome C6, BOL, whole genome shotgun sequence genomic interval TTTGCAGCTTCTAGAAGCTCTTTTTGAGGAATGTAGAAAGTACGGAGAGACTATGGTAACGAAAGGGATCATAAACTCAAAGGACATAGAGGAAGCAAAGGCAGTCAAGTGATCAGCATTGGCTTACCCGCTTATTCCCTTCTTAACGAGCTCCTACGCTCTATCAAATCCAATTCCACCGGTTTGTTACTCGGTACGTTGCAATACTATATATCAGTATTTTAGAGCTTCTCTTGATTATAAATGTTGTGCGTTTTTTTTTGTGTAGGTGACGGTGTGACGGAGATAACTACAAGGAACCGCCCTAAAGATGCCTTCTTTGACTGGTTTCTGAATCCTTTTCTGATCATTAAAGACCAGATCGAAGCAGCGAATCTATCTGAACAAGAAGAAGAGTATCTTGGAAAGTTGGTTCTGCTGTTTGGAGATTCAGAGAGACTTAAAAGCTCCATTACCGAATCTGACTCTCCTCATTTGACGGAGTTAAGAAAAGCAGAACTTGACTCCTTTGCTCGCAGGTAAACCATAATAAAATAAAACATCACACTCAAATGAACCTTGTTTTGGTTTTAACCATTTGTTGTTTTGGATTGTAAGGCTTCAAGGATTGACCAAATCAGTATCAAGATATCCAACATTCAGAAGACATTTTGTGGAACTAGTCAAGAAACTATCAAATGATCTAGACAAGAAACATAACCGGTTTGAAGGCGGCGGCGGTTCAAGACCGGTTAAGAAAACCGTTTCTCGGATTTTCAGCCAGAAATCGTTCAAGAAAAAGACGAGTAGCAATGGGTCAGATCATCAAGATTCACCAAACCGTGGGTTAAGAGACATTGATATTGTGTAACCAAGTGTAAGTAACAATGTAATGTTGTTGTTTAACTTTTAGCTATGTAATGACAACTTTTTAATATACAGATTCAGTGAATATGAAACTGTTCTCCATGATCTAACAATTTCATTTTTACAAATGTTCCGGATTGAGTAGAGTCCCCTTTTCTTGATTTTTGTTTCTCAGAAACAGCAGAACCTTTTCTTCTGCACATGAATAGCAGAAACGGTTTTCACTTTAGTCCTTGTATTTTTGAAAAGTAAGGGATAAAGGCTAATGTTTTCGTTTGTGTATACTTAGTCCTAAAATTTTGACAATTTGGTTAGAGGAATGTTACCGTAGGTTCATCTTGCCCTTTGTTGTTATCACGGCGTTGAGAGGGAGCACGACCACTAGCGTTTGTCTTTTTGTCGTCTCGAGCTTTAGCGAATATAACGGTGAATCCTTCGGCTGATGCTGGATCGTTTACGTCCCATTCTCCAAATTTTGGTAATGGTCGATCTTGTTGTTGTCTTGATTGATTATTCTGCTTTTTTATTGAAGATATATTCCAAAAAAACACAAAAGAATGTGAAAACATACAACAAAACAAAAGAATGTGAAAACGCTTGAAATGAGAAAGATCTTACCGATGCCATTCAAAGATCACGCGTGTTAAAAGATGAGGTTTAATTAGGACATGAGATGATCTTCAAACAACAAGAAACTTTTCTCTTGTGTTTGTTTTTCTTGACGCTTTTTTCTCTAACAGAAGATCAGAAACATGAGCGTTTTTCAAAGGTTTAAATATAGGTTACGTTCAATTTACGTGTTTTTATTATAGTTGAAGCTTGAAATTAAACGCGCAAGACAAAGCGGCACGAATCGTTTGTCTTCTGCTTAGAAACGGCACGTTTTCTTATTCTTATACTGATCGTTTTGTTAGCGGATGAATTTATCGAATCAGACATTGGCGCATGTTGGACTGCTTGGGCCTACCACGCGCGTTTCATAAACCGTTAGGATTGTTTTAGCTATGATCAACGGTGGTGATGACGACGTACAGTGTAGTCAGCTACACCTCACTTGTTATCATTTTTTTCTTAACTAATCCTCATTAGTAAATTTAATAATTACAGTTTATTGAAATTACATGATCCTAATTCCTAAGCGATCGTTAAAGAATGGGTAAACCGTTTTCTTAACTTATACTCATTAGTAATTTTTTTCTTAACTAATCCTCAATACAATGAAAACGGCACGGATGTTTTTCGTATGAATCGAAAAAGTTTACCCATTCTTTAATGATCTCTCTGTAATTTGGTGTATTATCGACTAAGAAACAACTTCAACGTAAAACTCCATTTTTTTTTCTAAAATGGAGTAAAAATGAAAATAGAATAAAATTGTTTCAACCCTAGCTACTCCATTTCTCTCTTCTATGCAGTGATGAACAAAAAAAAATAGATAACTCCGTTTACTTAGTAAATTTTATTATGGAGTGAGATATAAAGTTGGGTTAGAGCATTCCTTGCTTCGTATTTATTTTTACGGAGATGCCCCAAGAGATCACCTCGCGTGTCGGATTTGTCTTGTACGCTTGAGCACGCGCATTTTCACACATATCCGTTAATTTCTGATTAGCCATTTAGCCCTTAAGTTGGATATCATAACTGTTTTAGCTTTGATCAACTGTCACAATGACCAAGTAAACGAACCTAATCCTCATTAGTAATAAACTACACATGTTACTGAAAATAATAATTTCTAAAATAATTGAACACACGTATATAAAACATAATTCTTCTTGCATTTGCTCTTTTTGTCCGAGCATAATGGCGTGTGGTTTGATCGGAAGAGTTGTTGGAAGGAACCCGTCGAGGGCGGCGCGATTGATTCCGTCGCGTTGGACATCATCAGGAGCACAAGCACAGTCAAAAGCTGTCGTAGGAGCGAAACTGAAGACGTTCCAGATCTACAGATGGAATCCAGATTCTCCCGGGAAGCCTGAGCTCCAAGACTACCAGATCGATCTCAAAGACTGTGGCCCCATGGTTCTAGACGCGCTGATCAAGATCAAAAACGAGATGGATCCGTCGCTCACTTTCCGTCGATCGTGCCGAGAAGGCATCTGCGACGAAGATCGAGTCGGAGTCTTCCAAGGAGACGACGATCACGCCTCTGCCGCATATGTTTGTGATAAAGGATCTGGTGGTGGACATGACGAATTTTTACAATCAGTACAAGAGTATTGAGCCGTGGTTGAAGAGGAAGACTCCAGCGTCTGTTCCTGGGAAGGAGATTCTGCAGAGTAAGAAGGATAGAGCTAAGCTTGATGGGATGTATGAGTGCATTCTCTGCGCTTGTTGTAGCACTTCTTGCCCTAGCTATTGGTGGAACCCTGAGTCTTATCTTGGCCCTGCCGCTTTGCTCCATGCCAACAGGTTCACAAATTCTTGCTTCTTTTTTTTTTAAATAGTGGAGCTTGATTGGTTTAAGCAAATAAGATTTGATTAAGTTGTGAATATTTAGTTTACATTATCATATACGGTTCTTAGGTTGCTTTAAATCTAGTTTAGCTCTGAAGGATTGAGATTCTGCTTAAGATTTGGGAAATTGATTTATGAATGGCTAGCTGGTAGTTTACGTTAGATCATTTTGTATGGTCATTTAGGCGGTTTCTACTTCCTGTTAGTTGTGGTGTAAGGGAAGGTGCTTCTTTACATGTTTCTGTAGAAAACTGCAAGTCCAACTGCCTGATTGTGTCCATATCATTCATTATGTATGGACATTTGGGTTGTTTTTGTTCCGGAACGACTGTTTGTGCTTCTTCAAATTTCTCTTGTAACAATGACATTTCTTTTAACATATGCAGGTGGATAAGCGACAGTCGAGATGAGTATACTAAAGAAAGACTTGAAGCCATTAACGACGAGTTCAAGCTCTATCGGTGCCACACTATCTTGAACTGTGCTCGTGCCTGTCCAAAGGGATTAAACCCAGGGAAACAGATCACACACATCAAGCAACTTCAGAAATAAGGTTAACACAACAACACAAATCATGCAATGCCCATTGGAATCTCATTTATCAATGGGTTTTTTTTTGGAGCTAATAAGTCTGCAAGAAACTCTGATTTCGGAATAATTCTTGTATTGCTTTTGCTAACTTACAAATATCAGAACAGATGAGTTTGCTTTGCCTTTATATAAACATCCCATTTTCGAGTTTTGCTTTATTTTACTGAATAAAAAGAAAAACAATGATGACCCTAACAATTCTACAAACAGTGTTTGAGCAGCAGAGCAGATGAGTTTGTGTTCATGTTTTTTAACCTTTGATTTTATATTCCGTAATAAGGCTCAAAAGTAAAGGCTGTACAAAGATGAGATCAAATGACGTCACCTACAATATGCTAACTTGGCAGATTCCTCCTGGTGGGACAGGACCCTCTTGGAAGCTTTTCGGGTTCTCGGCTACCTGAATCCTTGATCGTTTGTCTGATGATCATGATTATGAATCTGACGATGATGATGAGGAAGAAGAATAAAAAGGAAGTAAGGAAATCGTGAATATAAATGGTGATGATGGTGAAAAAAGAGAAGATGGGTCTCATGATGATGATGATGATGATGATGGAAGGTTAGGTTTTTGTGATGATGATGATCATGTGGAAGAATTTGATGAAGAGAAGATGGTGTCTGGTTTAAGAAATAATGACTTAATTACTTGCAGCCGTTTCTAACAACTTAATAGATGAACGACTATATATCTATGTAAATGTGATTTAACTATTAAATAAAAAAACCGTGGTTTATAAACTACTAGTATTATAGCATGGGAATTTTCTTTTTGTTTAAAAATAACATTGCATATAACTAAAATTACCTTTATAACATTACAGTGATTTATCAGAGAGAGATGAATATACATAAACAATGGATTAACACACATTTATCAGTGTTCAAAAAAAAAATCACACACACATTTATGATTCATTAACCACAAACATATAAAATTGTACATGATTAATTTGGAAATGTGATTAACATCCCAAAATGTCATTCCATAATTCTTTTCTAATTTTTGGAAGAGAAAAAGACAAAAATAGCACTAAATCAAGTTTTTGTTCTCAAACTAGCACTCAAGGTCAAAAGTCACAAAAATAGCACTTAATGTTTTATCAAAAATCACAAACTTAGGGTCTAGAGTTAAATTGTGGGGTTTAGGATTTAGGGTTTAGGGTTTAGAGTTTAGGGTTTAGGGTTTAGGGTTTAGGGTTTAGGGTTTAGGGTTTAGGGTTTAGGGTTTAGGGTTTAGGGTTTAGGGTTTAGGGTTTAGGGTTTAGGGTTTAGGGTTTAGGGTTTAGGGTTTAGGGTTTAGGGTTTAGGGTTTAGGGTTTAGGGTTTAGGGTTTAGAGTTGAGAAATGAGGTTTTGGGGATAAGATTTCAAATTTTGAAAAATAAAAAAATTAAAATTTTCAAAAGATAAACTTAGAAATGTGCTATTTTGGTCATTTTAGTTTTGGAGTGCTATTTTTGTGATATATACTTAGAAAGGTGTTATTTTGGAGATTTGCCATTTTTGGAGATGTCGTGAACTTAGTTTTTGAGCTTGTTTTTTCAAAAAAAGTTTCATTGAATTTTTTTTTTTTGAAAAAAAATCTTTGAATTATTGTTTTTTGAAAAAAAAATCTTTGAATCATTTTTTTTTGAAAAAAAAATCTTTGAATCATTTTTTTTTGAAAAAAAAATCTTTGAATTATTTTTCTTAAGAATTTTTTTTTTTTGAATTATTAGTTAAAGTTTCACGGGAAAAGTGTGTTATCTAAACATATTAACTTTTTTGTTGTTTTCAGATAGTTATTAAAAAACTTTGTAAATTTGTAAATCTTTGAAAAATTTCAAAATTTGTTACAGATTAGACATTTGTTAAAAAAAATTGTAAAGACTTTAGTAAACAAAATTATTTGTAAATGGTCAAACATTCTGCAACTCTCTCTGCTCCATTCCTCTTCAACCTTTGCCAACTTTACTCACAACAGATCTCATACAACCTTTTCTTTGATTGCTCATCTTCTTTTTGTACAGTTGTACCTTTGATTTCTCATACATGTCTGCAACAAACTAAATTAGTTTCAACAACTGAATAATACAAAGATTGATATCTTATATTTTTTTGGTAAAAAATGTCTTATGTTTTTGTTTACTCAGATTTTGCAAACTCGTTATGAAATCTAGTGAAACCCCCGTCACACAAAGTAATCTATGCAATGAATGATAAAGTTTTATAGAAAAAAAGAAAGAAGATACGAAGAAACTGCTAGGACGATGACTGTTTTTAAAAACAAAATTATTTGTTGAAATGATTAAAAAGTTCAGTGCACAAAAAAAAAATGATTTACGGGCAAAATGTTGGGGATCGTGGCTTTGATAGTGGAACAGTTTACAAACCTATGCAACTTTATTTATTTCGGATGGAAATCTTAACTATATTAATAATGTATTTAATTTTGATTTTAAAATTATATTGAAGCACAAGCCATGTGTCACAATTTTATTGGTCATGTGACTTGTGCTTTAGTATATAAAGGATATATCTATATAAATGTGATTTAACTATTAAATAAAAAAACCGTGGTTTATAAACTACTAGTATTATAGCATGAGAATTTTCTTTTTGTTAAAAAATAACATTGCATATAACTAAAATTACATTTATAACATTACAGACAATGGATTAACACACATTTATCAGTGTTCAAAAAAAAATCACACACACATTTATGATTCATTAACCACAAACATGTAAAATTGTACATGATTAATTTGGAAATGTGATTAACATCCCAAAATGTCATTTCATAATTCTTTTCTAATTTTTGGATATGTCGTGAACTTAGTTTTTGAGCTTGTTTTATTAAAAAAAGTTTCATTGAATTACTTTTTTTGAAAAAAATCTTTGACTTATTGTTTTTTGAAAAAAAAATCTTTGAATCATTTTTTTTGAAAAAAAAATCTTTGAATCATTTTTTTTTTGAAAAAAAATCTTTGAATTATTTATCTCTGGAAAAAAAATTTCTTTGAATTATTAGTTAAAGCTTCACGGGAAAAGTGTGTTATCTAAACATATTAACTTTTTTGTTGTTTTCAGATGGTTATTAAAAAACCTTGTAAATTTGTAAATCTTTGAAAAATTTCAAATTAGTTACAGAAAACGATTAGACATTTGTTAAAAAATATTGTAAAGACTTTAGTAAACAAAATTATTGTTTACGTGAAATGGTCAAACATTCTGCAACTCTCTCTACTCCATTACTCTTCAACCTTTGCCAACTTTACTCACAACAGATCTCATACAACCTTTTCTTTGATTGCTCATCTTCTTTTTGTACAGTTGTACCTTTGATTTCTCATACACGTCTGCAGCAAACTAAATTAGTTTCAACAACTGAATAATACAAAGATTGATTTCTTATATTTTTTTGGTAAAAAATGTCTTATGTTTTTGTTTACTCAGATTTTGCAAACTCGTTATGAAATCTAGTGAAACCCCCGTCACACAAAGTAATCTATGCAATGAATGATAAAGTTTCATAGAAGAAAAAAAGAAATAAGATACGAAGAAACTGCTAGGACGATGACTGTTTTAAAAAAAAAAATTATTTGTTGAAATGATTAAAAAGTTCAGTGCACAAAAAGGAGATGATTTACGTGCAAAATGTTGGGGATCGTGGCTTTGATAGTGGAACAGTTTACAAACCTATGCAACTTTATTTATTTCGGATGGAAATCTTAACTATATTAATAATGTATTTAATTTTGATTTTAAAATTATATTGAAGCACAAGCCATGTGTCACAATTTTATTGGTCATGTGACTTATGCTTTAGTATATAAAGGATAATTAACTAGAGATTGATCTGCGCACCCTGCAGATATTGGTTTTTACATTTTTATACATTAATATTTGTTTTTCGTAATTAGTGTTATATATTTTCGATGAGTCGTAATATAACTAATTGTATTCAAAAAACCTGGATCGAATTGGATAATATGGTCATTTTCGGTACAATATTCGAATTCATTTCAGATACATTTGTTATTTAGATATTTTTAGGTTCATATACATTAGAAAAGAACTCAGCTTGACCTAGAATGACCAACTCAAAACCCACACATAAATTTATAATATTCAAGCGGAGCCTAATTTTAAAAAATAATAACGATATCTGAACAGAACAACCCGTACATAAATGGATAACGAATGTTCATGTCTAAGTGATTTTATAAACTAATAAAAATGACTATTTCTATGTGTATGGTTAAATTAAGTGAACTAGAAATATTAGTAAAATAATTATATGAAGTGAAAAATTAAGTGAAAATAAATGTAATACATTTTTATGATTTTGATTTAAATTGTTATTTTATTCACAAAAACATATCTGAACAGAACAACCCGTACCTCGTAATTATCACTCTTCCTTAAATCCCATTTTTAAACTTCCTTAATATCCTTATATTGTTAGACTTTATTGGATAAAGAAAGTGCTAATGTGAGTGAATCACACAATTAAGTTTTTTGGAAGATACGTGAGTAATTAGGATGCCAATATTAGTGGGAATTAATGTGAGTAGATTTCGGTTTTTTCAACCTTAGATTTTTTCAAGTAATATATCGTGATTTAATAAATCCTAGATCTCGATTCGCGCAACTACACGGGTTTTTGTTTTCATTTATTTTTATATAAATATTTTTTTTTAATTCTAAATTGGTATATATTATAATATATATGTGTCTATTAATATTAATTTTTAAAACATAAAAAGTTTACTGTATATTTTTATCATTGAATAGATTGTTTCAAACTTTCACATGTATTTGTATCTTTTTATATATATATATTTTTGGATTATTATTTCATTATTAAAATCGTAACTATATATATAAAAATTAGTAAAATATTATTTTATTGTCATATTCAAAGATATTGTAACATTTCACAAATTTAGAATTTTTTTTAAAAATTAAACTTTTCGCTTCATAGATTTATATTATCGAGTAAATAATTAAACATTTAGTTTTTGTTTAATTTTTAAAATAAATTATATAGTTTAAAATTTGTTTTCATTGGTTTAAGGTAGTAAAGACTAATCATTGTTAGATAATATGATTTTTGTTATTTTAAAAAAATATTTATAATTTTAAAAGTTAACATTGACAAACATTTAAATATTTAGCATATAGAGGTATAGTATTAAAATATTAAATTATATCTATTTAATTTATACAATCTATAAATCCAATGGATCATCTATTGTTTAAATTCAATTATTGATAGCCCAATAAAAATTTCTAGTAGGTCCAAAATTTAAATGATAAGATTATATATTAAATGTAACATGACTTTTTAAGAATAGGTCCATTAAGTCCATTTTAAAAAAAAATCACACATGAATCAAAGTTGTTTTAATATATAAGATCTTTTATTTATTAGATTTCGGTTCGGAGAAGATGACTCTGGTTTATTGATTTTGGTTATTGGAAAGGTAATTAATTTAGAGGGGAGCAAACTAATCTATCGTCTTCTTCATCCATAGAGAAATTTTGCCATAAAAAGAACTATCAAAATTTCATTAATGTGTTATGAAACTTTGGTATAATCAATAAATTTGCTTCTACAGTGTGATGATAATCGGTATGATTAAAAAATGATCAAGCTCTGAAGATCTTGGTTACTATTGAATCAATAAATCATGTATTTTATTGTTTTACTTTAGTCAGTCTTTAGTGCTCAAAGGAAAAATCAAGAAATCGTTTTCTTTTTTTTTTAGGATGAGGAATATGACCAAATAACGTTAATAGATTAAATGTGGTGTGAGAAATCGATAGAAGTGGTGCTGAGTTTAGGAAATTAATTAATGTCGTTAAATTTATTTAAAAAATAGGAAATGTATTCACAATGGCATTTGGGTGTAAATATTGTGAAAGATTAGGGGGAAATTCAAATGTGTATTTCAATTTTAATAGATTAGATAAATAAAATTTGAACTATTATTATTATGGAAATATAATTAATGATGTGATGTATTGTTAAGGTAATATAATTAATAAAATTATTAAACTGAGTGAAATATAAACATACAATTAATTTAATTATCTATCTTATTAAAATATGAGTACAAATAAAAAATAACCCTAAGATTTACTGCTTATTTACAAAGGCATGCCACTGAAGTTATTAATAACTTACCTTTTACAATTCTTTGTTTTTTCCTCTTTAATTAATGAATTTCCAAAAAAATATTTAACTAAAAAATTATGGCAACAATAATTAATAAAACTAGTTTTTCTCTCTTTTCTTATTTAGTATACTAGGTATTTTTCTGCACCATGTGTAGTAAGTAACTTTTTAAACTTAAATTATATTTAAAAATAAATTTTATTAAATATTATAGATTTTACTATTTTCTTACTAGTATTTAATATATATTAAATCAATTTGTATAAAACTAATAAAAATAATATAAAATTTTATAATTATCAAAAATTTAGCCTAAACAATATTTATAAAATTTATAGATATATAAGAAACTAATGATCTTACGATTAGATATTTAAATTTTTTAAAAATTGTATAAATTTTTGAAAGCTTTAGTAATACAAATTGTATAATCATACAAAAATAATAATATTTCGAAATTTAAAATGTTATATATGAATTTATTTATTTTATAGATAATGTATGAGTTATTACCATATTTTAAAAAAATTTACCAAAAAGAAATATCAATATTAAATGTAATATATGAATTATTACCATATTCTAATAAGTTTACCAAAAATATAAATCANNNNNNNNNNNNNNNNNNNNNNNNNNNNNNNNNNNNNNNNNNNNNNNNNNNNNNNNNNNNNAAATTGATTGTATAAAGGACATGTGGCAAAATCACTTCGCAAATATACTGTAGGAGATATATGTGTGTCTGGAAATAATTAATTCCATATATGCATTTCGTAATTAAATACATACATTGTATGGTAAATATTTAACAAATTCCATATATACACAATAATTGATTCCATATTAATTAAGCTACATTTTTCGATTTTTTTTCTTATTAATTCTTTACCTAGCTTTAAATAGTTAATTAAAAATATTGTTTTGAAAGCTATATAATTATATTTTTATTATTTATAAGTAATAACTAAAATAAAAGTCACATTAACAGAATCATTTACATAATATATAGATTAATATATAAATATATTATGTTATATATATTTTCATACAAAAAAATAGTCCAAAGTAAATTTAGTATGATAAATGTTGAAATGTATAAAATATATAACACCATATATATTAAATGATATATACAACAATTTTATTATAAATTATCATTAAATTTTTATCCATAAAAAAAATAAAATTACTTTTGTGGATATACTGGTCATATTCTAAAATATCGATAATACAATTGATGGTTTACAAGATAAAAAAAATTACTCAATATAAACTATAACATTGTTTTGCTTAGAAATATCGTATTAAACAATTGTTTAAAAATTACTCAATATTTATTTATAAAAAAAAACAAACACATGAGCGGGTGCGCAGATCAAGCTCTTGTATTAATGAAATTACTAAAAGAACAATATACCCTTTTATACTGCTATACGTGTTTCCTAAGAATTCTCATTTATACTATTATTCATATTTCCAAAAGATACTAAAAGTTAATTTAGTTTTAATAATATAGATATTTCCAAACATTGCTAAAAAATACTTCTGATACATGATGATAATCTATGCAAAGCTGAAACCTTTACTCAACAACTGATTTAGTTTTTTTGAGACTTCTGTTCTGATTTGGATTGGGAATCAGTTGTTTTTTTTTTTTTTTTTTTTTTTTTTCGTCAAAAAAAAAAACAACTGATTCCCAATCCAAATCAGAACAGAAGTCTCAACAACGTCAGAATAATTATTGTATGTTTAAATATGATTTCAAACTAAGCTATCATGTAAAGTTTATTGTACCTTTATACTAAACAAACTCATCTCATTCCAAATCAGAACAGAGGTTCCTGCGCTCACATCTCAATGAACAACAACACAAACAAATATATCAATATGATGAGTATGTAAAACAAACATACAACAAAACGTTCATTAGATATACAATACAAGAAAATGAAGCAAACTTTTTTTTCTTCTGGTATCTCAGTTTTTTTTGTTTTACCACTGTGCACTCAATGATTCTATTTTTCTACCATACTTGAATCTGAGGACAGATCTTTCTAAGAGCTTTGAAGCCAACAGAAAAGATTCTATCTTTTATTCTCAGAGATTCTTCCTCTGTGTTTTGGTTGGCCCTTCTATTTCCCTCACCATCTCAGGGTTGAAGCAAAGACAGAGAAACATTTTGTTCGGTTTCTTATCAGTCTTTCTCTGTAGAAGAAACACAGCTAGTTTCAGTCTTCACATTACAAATAGAAATGAGAAATGTCTTGTTCTCATGATTTGTTGAAATTGAAATCTTACCTTTGGGTTCTGATCTTGAGTTTTAGTGTTGCCCATCAAAAGCCTACATCACAAAAAAAAAAAAAAAAAAAAAAAAACACAGTACACAATTAGGACAAGAACATAAACTCAAATGCAAACTGAGTCAAGAGTAGAAAACAAATCCGGCTTACTTCAAGAAACTGAATTTGTTCTTCTTCATGGAACTGTGAGTTGCCGGTTTTTCACTGCAAATCAATTACATAGAACAAATCAGATGCAGAAAAAAATATATAGAGAAAACAATCAAAAGATGCTTTTATTTACCTTATTTTCTGTGAGACAACAGGCTCCATTGCTTTCTTTGGAGCTTCTGATTTATCCATAGACACCGGTGAGTTCTTGGCAACAGATTTTCCCTCTTCTTCTTTTTCTCCAATAAAAGAGCTCTTCTTCAACAACTCTACATCCTCTGTGTGATTCACATCGAGCACCTCAAGAACAGCCTGTAAATCATCTGCAATCACAGAGTTATCAACCACAGTGCCTTCTTGTTCCAAAACCACAACAACACTCGTTCTTTCGGATTCTTCTTCATCTTTCTCCATACTCAAAACCACCTCTTCACCACCCAGGACTAACTCTGTTTCACCACTCTCTTCTTCTTCTTTAACCTCATCTTTAGTCAATGTCTCCAATGTGTTTAGCAACACCGCAACACTTTCTGGTTGTTGTTCTTCTTGTTTTGAGTCATCTGAAGCTGCTTTTGCTTTCTTGGCTTCAGCTATTTTCTTGTAATGAGCGTCAAAGAAAGCTTTCTTCTGAGCAACAGATCCAGGCTGAGAATATTTCTCAGCTTCATCGACATACTTCTTGTGCGAGAAGCTTGACCATTTCCCCCACTCAAGATTCTCTGTCATGAATCTACCGAAGGAGACTGATTGGCTAAGCGCATGCATAGTATTATCCTGCAAATTTGCAAACTTTCTGATGAGTCAAAAGTGTTTCCAATCAAATCATTAGCTAAACCGGAAACCCAAATTCAGAAACTTTCATACAACACAAATTAAGATCAGAGAGAAAATCAAGATAATAAATATTTCAAGATCACCATAGGAGGAATCAGAAACAAACCTGATGAGATTCATGACGAGAAAGAGGAGCTGCGAACGAATGTGAATGAAATAGAACTGCAGATTCACCCATTGCGCCAATCCTCA includes:
- the LOC106300343 gene encoding RPM1-interacting protein 4-like yields the protein MASNNQSRQQQDRPLPKFGEWDVNDPASAEGFTVIFAKARDDKKTNASGRAPSQRRDNNKGQDEPTKKRFCCF
- the LOC106298775 gene encoding uncharacterized protein LOC106298775, which produces MGESAVLFHSHSFAAPLSRHESHQDNTMHALSQSVSFGRFMTENLEWGKWSSFSHKKYVDEAEKYSQPGSVAQKKAFFDAHYKKIAEAKKAKAASDDSKQEEQQPESVAVLLNTLETLTKDEVKEEEESGETELVLGGEEVVLSMEKDEEESERTSVVVVLEQEGTVVDNSVIADDLQAVLEVLDVNHTEDVELLKKSSFIGEKEEEGKSVAKNSPVSMDKSEAPKKAMEPVVSQKISEKPATHSSMKKNKFSFLKLLMGNTKTQDQNPKRKTDKKPNKMFLCLCFNPEMVREIEGPTKTQRKNL